One Sediminibacillus dalangtanensis genomic region harbors:
- a CDS encoding PP2C family protein-serine/threonine phosphatase, whose protein sequence is MNTLNLDLSNYRDLLKQYIRTQDETALYQAEQFSKLSMQQNISPEEIINVHIQALQDLYPELPEGIESSMNFLLEAMISYGLAYQEFQSLREQQLALKSEISVAASMQQTLLTTVKPEVEGLEIGAISIPANQMNGDYHHFVQNDDNKLGIAIADVIGKGIPAALAMSMIKYSMDSIPENRMDPSNILESLNRVVERNVDPSMFITMFYGLYDPGDAKFYYSSAGHEPGFYYNAAEDKFEEIEARGVVLGVTRDTKYRQYERKVSAGDMIIMLTDGVTECRQGDRFIEPEEVLDVIKANMHLPAQKLVEQVYKHFERLQDFHLRDDFTLIILRKEV, encoded by the coding sequence CTGCCCTGTACCAGGCTGAACAATTCAGTAAGCTGTCGATGCAACAAAACATTTCCCCAGAAGAAATAATCAATGTCCATATCCAGGCATTGCAGGATTTGTATCCTGAACTGCCTGAAGGGATCGAATCCTCGATGAATTTCCTGCTGGAGGCAATGATTTCCTACGGACTAGCCTACCAGGAATTCCAATCCCTGCGGGAACAGCAGCTGGCACTAAAATCGGAAATTTCCGTCGCAGCCAGTATGCAGCAAACACTTCTCACAACGGTAAAGCCGGAGGTGGAGGGGTTGGAAATCGGAGCGATCAGTATCCCTGCCAACCAAATGAACGGAGATTATCATCATTTCGTGCAAAACGATGATAACAAATTAGGAATTGCGATTGCAGATGTTATCGGAAAAGGGATCCCTGCTGCACTAGCCATGTCGATGATCAAGTACTCCATGGATAGTATTCCGGAGAATCGGATGGATCCCAGCAACATACTGGAAAGCTTGAACAGGGTGGTTGAGCGAAACGTAGATCCGAGCATGTTCATCACCATGTTTTACGGCCTGTACGACCCTGGCGATGCAAAGTTTTACTATTCTTCGGCAGGGCACGAACCCGGCTTTTATTATAATGCGGCAGAAGATAAATTCGAGGAAATAGAAGCAAGGGGAGTCGTACTTGGCGTGACCCGGGATACGAAGTATCGTCAATATGAACGGAAGGTAAGCGCGGGGGACATGATTATTATGTTAACTGACGGGGTGACGGAGTGCCGGCAGGGAGACCGCTTTATCGAACCGGAGGAAGTGCTTGATGTAATCAAGGCCAATATGCACCTGCCTGCCCAGAAGTTGGTTGAGCAAGTGTATAAGCACTTCGAACGCCTCCAGGATTTTCATTTGCGGGATGATTTTACTTTGATTATTTTACGTAAGGAAGTTTGA
- a CDS encoding STAS domain-containing protein: MNLDINVSDNDSTAVVTLAGEIDAYTAPQLKEQLLPLTKVSGKVVEVNLENVNYMDSTGLGVFVSALKSTKENNSELKLVQLQNRVMRLFEITGLTDIINIDSTVRGGS, encoded by the coding sequence ATGAACTTAGATATTAATGTCTCAGATAATGACTCAACGGCAGTTGTGACACTTGCTGGAGAGATTGATGCTTATACTGCTCCTCAATTGAAGGAACAGCTGCTGCCCTTGACGAAAGTGTCGGGCAAAGTAGTAGAAGTGAATTTGGAAAATGTCAATTACATGGATAGCACAGGACTCGGTGTTTTTGTCAGCGCATTAAAATCGACAAAAGAAAACAACAGCGAATTGAAACTTGTTCAGCTGCAGAACCGAGTAATGCGATTATTTGAAATAACAGGCTTAACCGATATTATAAATATTGATTCTACAGTACGGGGTGGATCTTAA
- the rsbW gene encoding anti-sigma B factor RsbW → MEPFDFIEIKVPAKSEYVGVLRLSTSGVANRMGFNYEDIEDLKVAISEAMTNAVTHAYREAEEGEVTVGFGVYDDRLEVMVADHGGSFDLGKVKAEIGPYEQSEPIENLREGGFGLFLIDALMDKVEITSDHGVIVLMTKYIQENKVGLDDDQISTTQ, encoded by the coding sequence ATGGAACCTTTTGACTTCATTGAAATTAAAGTTCCGGCTAAATCAGAATATGTAGGGGTCTTAAGATTAAGCACATCTGGTGTCGCAAATCGAATGGGGTTCAATTATGAGGATATTGAGGACCTGAAAGTGGCGATATCGGAAGCGATGACCAATGCGGTCACACACGCATACCGGGAGGCAGAAGAAGGAGAGGTCACGGTTGGTTTCGGAGTTTATGATGATCGATTGGAGGTAATGGTAGCAGATCATGGCGGCAGCTTCGACCTGGGTAAAGTAAAAGCCGAAATCGGCCCTTATGAACAATCGGAGCCGATTGAGAACCTGCGTGAAGGCGGATTCGGCCTATTCTTGATCGATGCTTTGATGGATAAGGTAGAGATAACCAGCGACCATGGGGTTATCGTATTGATGACGAAATATATCCAGGAAAATAAGGTGGGATTAGATGACGACCAAATCTCAACCACACAATAG
- the sigB gene encoding RNA polymerase sigma factor SigB has protein sequence MTTKSQPHNRREDEVYQWIKHLQENPTDETVQEKIVLAYQDLVESIARKYSKNSSIHEDLVQVGMLGLLAAIRRYDPEFGKSFESFAIPTIIGEIKRFIRDKTWSVHVPRRIKELGPKIKKAIEELTSDNQQSPSVTEIAAYLEVSEEDVLETMEMGKSYKALSVDRKIEADSDGSTVSILDLIGNQDTGYENVDQRMLLEKILPILTEREQEILKYTYFENMSQKDTGEMLGISQMHVSRLQRRALRKLREALQSESSEVF, from the coding sequence ATGACGACCAAATCTCAACCACACAATAGACGTGAGGATGAGGTTTACCAATGGATAAAGCATCTGCAGGAAAATCCCACAGACGAAACGGTTCAAGAAAAAATTGTATTGGCTTATCAGGATCTTGTGGAGTCAATAGCCCGCAAGTATTCCAAAAACAGTTCGATACATGAGGATTTAGTGCAAGTTGGGATGCTGGGGTTACTGGCGGCGATTCGCAGGTATGACCCTGAATTTGGTAAATCCTTTGAATCATTTGCAATACCGACCATCATCGGTGAAATCAAACGATTCATCCGGGATAAAACATGGAGCGTTCATGTCCCGCGTCGAATCAAGGAATTAGGTCCGAAAATCAAGAAAGCAATCGAAGAATTAACGTCGGATAATCAGCAATCTCCTTCTGTAACCGAAATAGCTGCTTACTTGGAAGTAAGCGAAGAAGATGTCCTGGAAACGATGGAAATGGGCAAAAGTTACAAAGCTCTATCCGTCGACCGGAAAATCGAGGCAGATTCCGATGGCAGCACGGTTTCCATATTAGACTTGATCGGGAACCAGGATACAGGTTATGAGAATGTGGATCAGCGTATGCTGCTTGAAAAAATTCTGCCGATTTTAACAGAAAGAGAACAGGAGATTCTGAAGTATACCTACTTTGAAAACATGAGCCAAAAAGATACCGGCGAGATGCTTGGCATTTCGCAGATGCATGTATCCCGCTTACAAAGGCGCGCATTAAGAAAACTTAGAGAAGCATTGCAGTCAGAAAGCTCGGAGGTTTTCTAG
- a CDS encoding indirect negative regulator of sigma-B activity, translated as MSELDKQRMQVSVYQTAKKGNYYCGDSYYYKETEDEFICALADGLGSGEYAKESSQAVMDVIEENIFASVDEIIKVCNERLVGKRGVVLGVLKVNFISNAYSFSSIGNIGIMTITDKQEKKRSIPNAGYLGGYKRPFKVFDGTMIPGMIFIMFSDGVNSMDLSSKYFLGKDVERITETYATMVGQNKDDDTTLIAMKFAKNE; from the coding sequence GTGAGTGAATTAGACAAGCAGCGAATGCAGGTTTCCGTCTATCAGACAGCGAAAAAAGGCAACTATTATTGTGGTGACAGCTATTACTATAAAGAAACAGAAGACGAGTTTATCTGTGCTTTAGCTGATGGTTTGGGCAGCGGGGAATACGCTAAAGAGTCTTCACAGGCTGTTATGGACGTTATTGAGGAAAATATTTTCGCGAGCGTCGATGAAATAATAAAAGTTTGCAATGAAAGACTGGTTGGAAAACGCGGCGTCGTGTTAGGTGTATTGAAAGTCAACTTCATTTCGAATGCTTATTCGTTTAGTTCCATTGGAAATATCGGTATTATGACGATAACAGACAAGCAAGAGAAAAAACGCAGCATTCCTAATGCCGGTTACTTGGGCGGCTACAAACGCCCTTTTAAAGTATTTGACGGGACAATGATACCAGGTATGATTTTTATTATGTTTTCAGATGGGGTCAACTCCATGGATTTATCTTCCAAATATTTTTTAGGCAAAGATGTCGAAAGAATTACCGAAACATATGCTACCATGGTTGGGCAGAACAAAGATGATGACACCACTTTGATTGCCATGAAGTTTGCCAAAAATGAATAG
- a CDS encoding Tex family protein → MNEANERNQLIKWVAGETKVSAAPIKQVISLLEEGNTVPFIARYRKEQTGGLDEVQIKAIEDKWTYAQNLAERKQEVIRLIDEQGKLTPELETSIRNAAQLQRVEDLYRPYKQKRRTKATIAKEKGLEPLAEKVWSHQVEDIDKAASAYLSDEHELNSTEEVIGGVNDIIAEWIADDPQYREYIRDKTFKAGTIRGDAKDQAKDEKSVFEMYYDYEEPIRSIVAHRVLALNRGEKEEVIKVSVHPPVEQITEYLNKRLVKRNDTAVIKQFWKAVIEDSYKRLIQPSIEREIRNGLSEKAEQQAIDIFSTNLKNLLLQPPLKGRVVLGVDPAFRTGCKLAVIDETGKVHAIQVIYPTAPKNDKKGAEKALLSLLKEYPIELIAIGNGTASRETEQFIADFISDHQLDIAYIIVNEAGASVYSASKLAREEFPDLQVEERSAVSIARRVQDPLAELVKIDPKSIGVGQYQHDVSQKSLNGSLTFVVETAVNQVGVNVNTASASLLQYVSGLSKTVAGNVIKQRNENGKFTSRSQLKKIPRLGNKTYEQCIGFLRVPDGDEPLDRTAIHPESYSAANQLLNMLGFSTDDLGSEALKQALSEVALGETAEKLGIGVPTLEDIMKALASPERDPRDDFPQPLLKKNVLAMEDLQPGMELQGTVRNVVDFGVFVDIGVKQDGLVHISKMSKQFVKHPTDVAAVGDVVTVWIDSVDVDKQRIALTMVQE, encoded by the coding sequence TTGAATGAAGCAAACGAACGTAACCAGTTAATAAAATGGGTGGCAGGAGAAACAAAGGTTTCAGCTGCACCTATCAAGCAAGTGATTTCCTTATTGGAAGAAGGGAATACGGTTCCGTTTATCGCCAGGTACCGCAAAGAGCAAACGGGCGGATTGGATGAAGTACAAATCAAAGCGATTGAAGATAAATGGACGTATGCGCAAAACCTGGCAGAACGTAAGCAGGAAGTCATTCGCTTAATCGATGAACAGGGCAAATTGACTCCCGAGCTGGAAACGAGTATACGGAATGCAGCGCAACTGCAGCGGGTGGAAGACCTTTACCGTCCTTATAAACAAAAAAGAAGAACGAAGGCAACCATTGCCAAAGAAAAAGGATTGGAACCATTGGCGGAAAAAGTGTGGAGTCATCAGGTGGAGGATATAGATAAAGCAGCATCAGCTTATTTGTCGGACGAGCATGAATTGAACTCTACGGAAGAAGTAATAGGTGGAGTCAACGATATAATCGCTGAGTGGATTGCTGATGATCCCCAATACAGGGAATACATAAGGGATAAAACGTTCAAGGCCGGAACGATTCGTGGGGATGCCAAGGACCAAGCGAAGGACGAAAAAAGCGTTTTTGAAATGTACTATGATTACGAGGAGCCGATCAGATCGATTGTCGCCCATCGTGTACTCGCTCTTAACCGTGGGGAGAAGGAAGAGGTCATCAAAGTATCTGTGCATCCCCCGGTAGAACAAATAACTGAATACCTGAATAAAAGGCTTGTAAAACGAAACGATACAGCTGTCATAAAGCAATTCTGGAAAGCGGTTATCGAAGATAGTTACAAGCGCTTGATCCAGCCGTCGATTGAACGGGAAATCCGGAACGGCCTATCGGAAAAAGCAGAGCAACAAGCGATCGATATCTTTTCGACTAATTTAAAAAACCTTCTGCTACAGCCACCGCTTAAAGGGAGAGTAGTGTTAGGGGTCGATCCGGCATTCCGTACAGGCTGTAAGCTGGCGGTTATCGATGAGACAGGCAAGGTTCATGCGATTCAGGTAATCTATCCAACTGCCCCTAAGAACGATAAAAAGGGGGCGGAAAAGGCACTGTTGTCGTTGTTAAAGGAGTACCCTATCGAGCTTATCGCAATCGGCAATGGTACTGCTTCGCGAGAGACCGAGCAATTTATTGCAGACTTCATCAGTGACCATCAGTTAGATATCGCCTATATCATCGTAAATGAAGCCGGGGCTAGTGTTTACTCTGCTTCAAAACTGGCCCGCGAAGAATTTCCGGATCTGCAGGTGGAAGAACGAAGCGCTGTTTCGATTGCAAGAAGGGTACAGGATCCGCTGGCGGAGCTGGTGAAAATTGATCCGAAATCCATAGGGGTCGGACAATACCAGCATGATGTCAGCCAAAAAAGCTTGAACGGGTCCTTGACCTTTGTGGTGGAAACCGCCGTCAACCAGGTCGGGGTTAATGTCAACACTGCGTCAGCTTCCCTGCTACAGTATGTATCAGGATTAAGCAAAACAGTTGCGGGAAATGTGATCAAGCAACGAAACGAAAACGGCAAATTCACCAGTAGAAGCCAGCTGAAAAAAATCCCGCGTTTAGGCAATAAAACGTACGAACAGTGCATTGGCTTTCTCCGGGTACCCGACGGTGATGAACCACTGGACCGGACGGCGATCCACCCGGAAAGTTATTCCGCGGCCAACCAGTTGTTGAACATGCTTGGCTTTTCCACGGATGATTTGGGTTCAGAAGCATTGAAACAAGCGCTATCCGAAGTTGCACTAGGGGAAACTGCTGAAAAACTCGGTATTGGGGTACCGACTTTGGAGGACATCATGAAAGCATTGGCGAGCCCTGAGCGTGATCCACGGGACGACTTTCCGCAACCGCTTTTGAAAAAGAACGTGTTGGCCATGGAAGATCTACAGCCTGGAATGGAACTTCAGGGAACGGTAAGAAACGTCGTCGACTTCGGAGTGTTCGTGGATATCGGTGTTAAACAGGATGGTTTGGTTCATATTTCAAAAATGTCCAAGCAATTTGTGAAACATCCGACAGATGTTGCGGCCGTCGGAGATGTAGTCACCGTTTGGATAGACAGTGTCGACGTAGACAAACAGCGAATTGCTTTGACAATGGTACAGGAGTAA
- the cmpA gene encoding cortex morphogenetic protein CmpA translates to MPNWFKKQMTKAFLSKDLYQIKVLNQCWFFYRDTNSH, encoded by the coding sequence ATGCCCAATTGGTTTAAAAAGCAAATGACAAAAGCCTTCCTTTCCAAAGATTTATACCAAATCAAAGTATTGAATCAATGTTGGTTTTTTTACCGGGATACAAACTCCCATTAA
- a CDS encoding SprT family protein, translated as MEETISQEKLEELVDELSKKYFDKPFIDEVTFNNRLRTTGGRYIPSRRTIELNPKFLTELGEEEFLGIIKHELCHYHLHIEGKGYKHRDPDFRELLRKTGSPRFCQALPSARKQTRHRYQCKDCGHVYERARRVDTKKYRCGRCRGKLVKVSC; from the coding sequence ATGGAGGAAACAATCAGTCAGGAAAAATTAGAGGAATTGGTAGACGAACTGTCGAAAAAGTACTTTGATAAGCCTTTTATCGACGAAGTAACTTTCAACAACCGTTTGCGTACAACCGGAGGAAGGTACATTCCTTCCAGAAGAACAATTGAACTGAACCCGAAGTTTCTGACAGAACTGGGAGAAGAGGAATTTCTCGGCATCATCAAACATGAGCTTTGTCATTATCATTTGCATATTGAAGGAAAAGGATATAAGCATCGCGATCCTGACTTTAGAGAGTTGCTGCGTAAGACTGGATCCCCTCGTTTTTGTCAGGCTCTTCCTTCTGCTAGAAAGCAAACCAGACATCGGTATCAATGCAAGGATTGCGGGCATGTATATGAAAGGGCGAGGAGAGTGGACACCAAAAAGTATCGATGCGGGAGATGCAGGGGAAAGCTTGTCAAAGTATCGTGTTGA